One part of the Phoenix dactylifera cultivar Barhee BC4 chromosome 4, palm_55x_up_171113_PBpolish2nd_filt_p, whole genome shotgun sequence genome encodes these proteins:
- the LOC120110518 gene encoding NAD-dependent protein deacetylase HST1 has translation MIKRRCYKQDHGDRDASSTSSSSSSDDASDFTPEVEEEEEEDEVEEQEEKEEEGEEIGGAKEDEEPLSPSFGSGYESEDSSGNEVDGDSSGLLSNEEKGPERGYESPKDGQLNNEVDVEKNENANTGSSAFDSNDPIQADLRSCILKCKSVFKCRLCPRIVCLNEETVKQHLKSKRHARSKKLLGEGRLRLMLNSDGEIEEEQETHAERHARTVALAQELIAPKRKDTGRQRQNCRRKKRLHYRSEKAKPEQLAENPTKRKRKLED, from the exons ATGATAAAGCGCCGTTGCTACAAGCAAGACCACGGCGATAGGGacgcctcctccacctcctcttcGTCCTCCTCCGATGACGCCTCCGATTTTACTCCGGaagtggaggaagaggaagaagaagacgaagtagaagaacaagaggaaaaggaggaggagggagaggagataGGAGGAGCAAAGGAGGACGAAGAGCCGCTCTCGCCTTCGTTCG GTTCGGGATACGAGAGTGAGGATAGCTCTGGGAATGAGGTTGATGGTGATTCTTCAG GTTTGCTCAGTAATGAGGAGAAAGGACCTGAAAGAGGTTATGAAAGCCCTAAAGATGGCCAGCTGAACAATGAAGTTGATGTTGAAAAGAATGAGAATGCGAACACCGGGAGCAGTGCCTTTGATTCAAATGATCCAATTCAAGCTGATCTGAGAAGTTGTATCTTGAAGTGCAAATCAGTTTTTAAGTGCAGACTTTGCCCAAGAATTGTATGCTTAAATGAGGAAACAGTCAAGCAACACCTTAAATCAAAG AGACATGCTCGTTCCAAGAAGCTATTAGGGGAGGGGAGGCTTAGGCTGATGCTCAATAGCGATGGGGAGATCGAAGAGGAGCAGGAAACTCATGCAGAAAGGCATGCCCGAACTGTAGCTCTTGCTCAG GAATTGATTGCTCCGAAAAGGAAAGACACAGGTCGTCAGCGACAGAACTGCCGGAGGAAAAAG AGGTTGCATTATCGTTCTGAAAAGGCAAAACCAGAACAGTTGGCAGAAAATCCCACAAAGAGAAAACGGAAATTAGAAGATTGA